In the Orenia marismortui DSM 5156 genome, one interval contains:
- a CDS encoding O-antigen ligase family protein: MLIANTADSKVNRFLDQGIIVGTFIFALGSLTSKGISSIGIGLACLLWLIRIIITKNYQFKRTKLDLPILALIASIFISGIDAWSMEILDSSEKIILAILFYYAIINTIDSLDKVKQLSYTILFSMIISAGYGSYCFYIKNKEFISRGLSVRYIRLKGFMSPLAFGGLLAIFIIFLVVYLLWGKVNKLKKGIILLLGITMFIFLVLTKTRGAWLGFTGGLSVLAWLRDKRIIIVFLIILVMLSLFLPGQFTNIAKSIIDIKNNPSNLTRIALWQTSWRIFKDHPINGIGWGGFKRYYKSNFEKYPVKYEVTETREKGHIENLKKFDHVHNNFLQFLVQAGIIALLSFIILMFFILELLYKGYYDLEENNLKLFVLASFCGVITFNIQGLTEFNFGDTETLRFFWFLIALNVIIIRLNLSRNSN; this comes from the coding sequence TTGTTGATTGCTAATACAGCAGATTCTAAAGTTAATAGATTCTTAGATCAGGGAATTATAGTCGGGACCTTTATCTTTGCCTTAGGTTCTTTGACATCTAAGGGTATATCCAGTATTGGAATTGGACTAGCCTGCTTGTTATGGCTAATTAGAATTATAATCACTAAGAATTATCAGTTTAAGCGGACCAAGCTAGATCTACCTATCTTAGCCCTAATAGCAAGTATCTTTATTTCGGGAATAGATGCTTGGAGTATGGAGATCTTGGATAGTAGTGAGAAGATCATCTTAGCAATTCTATTCTATTATGCCATAATTAATACTATTGATAGTTTAGATAAAGTTAAGCAATTATCTTATACAATCCTCTTTTCGATGATTATTTCTGCTGGTTATGGTTCTTATTGTTTTTATATTAAAAATAAAGAATTTATTTCCAGGGGATTATCTGTTAGGTATATAAGGCTAAAAGGCTTTATGTCTCCATTGGCTTTTGGTGGATTACTAGCTATTTTTATTATCTTTTTAGTTGTTTATCTTTTATGGGGGAAAGTTAATAAATTAAAAAAGGGGATTATTCTTTTGTTAGGTATAACTATGTTTATATTCTTGGTGTTAACCAAAACTAGAGGGGCATGGTTAGGATTCACAGGTGGCTTATCTGTGTTAGCTTGGTTAAGGGATAAAAGAATAATTATTGTTTTCTTAATTATATTAGTTATGTTATCTTTATTTTTACCCGGACAGTTTACCAATATAGCTAAAAGTATTATAGATATTAAAAATAATCCTTCAAATTTGACTAGAATTGCCCTATGGCAGACTTCTTGGAGGATATTCAAAGATCATCCTATAAATGGGATAGGGTGGGGAGGATTTAAAAGATATTATAAATCTAATTTTGAAAAGTATCCTGTCAAATATGAAGTAACTGAAACTAGAGAGAAAGGTCATATAGAAAATCTGAAAAAATTTGATCATGTACATAATAATTTCTTACAATTTCTTGTTCAAGCAGGTATAATTGCTTTATTATCATTTATAATTTTAATGTTTTTTATACTTGAATTATTATATAAAGGATATTACGATTTAGAGGAAAATAATTTAAAGTTATTTGTTTTAGCATCATTTTGTGGAGTAATCACATTCAATATTCAAGGACTAACTGAGTTTAATTTTGGGGATACAGAGACCTTGCGATTTTTTTGGTTTTTAATAGCTTTGAATGTAATTATAATTAGACTAAATCTTAGTAGGAATTCTAATTAA
- a CDS encoding sugar transferase, whose product MKIKPNSNKEKIIHNKNITDINYSFFKRLFDIILSLLGIMITIPIMISIAIAIKLDSPGSIIFKQTRLGKGAKKFSIYKFRSMIQGAEEKTGAIWAKENDCRVTNVGKFLRRTRLDELPQLFNILKGEMTLVGPRPERPILAQKFEDQYPGFEDRLVVKPGLTGLAQVKGGYNLSARQKLRLDMIYIKERNLFLDLWIVFKTIVVMIKGEGAR is encoded by the coding sequence ATGAAAATTAAGCCTAACTCTAATAAAGAGAAAATAATTCATAATAAAAATATAACTGATATTAATTATTCTTTCTTTAAAAGGTTATTTGATATTATACTCTCGCTTCTGGGGATTATGATTACTATCCCAATTATGATTAGCATAGCTATAGCCATTAAGCTGGACTCTCCTGGTTCGATTATCTTTAAGCAGACTCGCTTAGGTAAAGGTGCTAAGAAGTTCAGTATCTATAAGTTTCGATCTATGATTCAAGGTGCAGAGGAGAAGACTGGGGCGATTTGGGCTAAAGAGAATGATTGTAGAGTTACTAACGTAGGAAAGTTCCTTCGAAGGACGCGTCTAGATGAGTTACCTCAATTATTCAATATTTTAAAAGGGGAAATGACTTTAGTAGGACCTCGACCTGAGAGACCTATTCTAGCTCAAAAGTTTGAGGATCAATATCCTGGCTTTGAAGATAGGCTAGTGGTTAAGCCAGGCTTGACTGGATTGGCACAGGTGAAAGGTGGCTACAATCTAAGTGCTAGACAGAAATTAAGGTTGGATATGATATATATCAAAGAACGGAATTTATTCTTGGATCTATGGATTGTCTTCAAGACTATAGTAGTTATGATTAAAGGAGAAGGAGCGAGATAG
- a CDS encoding glycosyltransferase codes for MISNSSGLSVIISIYKKVEYLDLVLDSLKQQRYKNFEVIIAEDNDSEELKKFIEQKRKVCNFKIKHVWQKDKGFRKSKILNKAIKEAEFNFLVFVDSDCILHKRFLDEYAKRKNTNDCLFGRRVMLSPKLTESLLKEKNINGLSLKKILFSKSRHLEEGLYIPFDMNLIKRKAVMIGSSFGLQKNIIYKVNGFDEDYEGYGFEDADLQWRLESIGVKFKSLRNKAIQYHLFHGRGGQKEAFNKNQKVYNRKKKEGNVFCHNGLIKK; via the coding sequence GTGATTAGTAATTCGTCAGGGTTATCAGTTATTATTAGTATTTATAAGAAGGTTGAATATCTAGACTTAGTGCTAGATTCTTTAAAACAGCAGAGGTATAAAAATTTTGAAGTTATTATTGCAGAAGATAATGATTCAGAAGAATTAAAAAAATTCATAGAACAAAAGAGAAAAGTATGTAACTTTAAGATAAAACATGTATGGCAAAAAGATAAAGGATTTAGAAAAAGTAAAATACTAAATAAAGCTATAAAAGAAGCTGAATTTAATTTTTTAGTATTTGTTGATAGTGATTGTATCTTGCATAAGAGATTTTTGGATGAATATGCGAAACGAAAAAATACTAATGATTGTTTATTTGGTAGAAGAGTTATGTTAAGTCCTAAATTAACTGAGAGCTTATTAAAAGAAAAAAATATTAATGGGCTATCTTTAAAAAAAATATTATTTTCTAAAAGTCGTCATTTGGAAGAAGGATTATATATTCCCTTTGATATGAATTTAATTAAACGTAAAGCTGTAATGATAGGTTCAAGCTTTGGGCTTCAAAAAAATATTATTTACAAAGTTAATGGTTTTGATGAGGACTATGAAGGGTATGGCTTTGAAGATGCAGATTTGCAATGGCGATTAGAGAGTATAGGTGTTAAATTTAAATCATTAAGAAATAAAGCTATACAATATCATTTGTTCCATGGTAGAGGTGGTCAAAAAGAAGCTTTCAATAAGAATCAGAAGGTATATAATAGAAAGAAAAAAGAAGGAAATGTATTTTGCCATAATGGATTGATAAAGAAGTAA
- a CDS encoding glycosyltransferase family protein: protein MKISGFSMVRNATKLYYPIKEAIESVLPICDEFVVAVGKGDEDDYTRERIESIDSDKVKIIDTVWDEKDFKGGRVNAIQTNIALDECSGDWCFYLQADEVVHEKYLAVIQDRCVELLDDDDVEALVFDYRHFWGDYEHYHKSHGWYKREVRMIKNNKGIKSHNSAQGFRKDGRPVRAAHAKAEIFHYGWVRPPHYMQNKKKALDSVHWGKKKAEEYYNQAADEFDYGPLDRLAVYRGTHPKVMKEWIAKMDWKDKLQYSGEPDPRRELHKHEKRKTRIITAIEQWLERKFGGKVYLSGHRNYKLLGNK from the coding sequence ATGAAAATCAGTGGATTTTCAATGGTTAGGAATGCAACAAAACTGTATTATCCAATTAAAGAGGCTATAGAATCAGTTTTACCTATTTGTGATGAGTTTGTAGTAGCAGTAGGTAAAGGAGATGAGGATGACTATACAAGAGAGAGAATAGAAAGTATAGATAGTGATAAGGTTAAGATCATTGATACAGTTTGGGATGAAAAGGATTTTAAAGGTGGACGAGTCAATGCTATCCAAACTAATATTGCCTTAGATGAATGTAGTGGAGATTGGTGCTTTTATTTACAGGCTGATGAGGTTGTACATGAAAAATATTTAGCAGTAATTCAAGATAGGTGTGTAGAATTGTTAGATGATGATGATGTAGAGGCTTTGGTATTTGACTATCGCCATTTTTGGGGGGATTATGAACATTATCATAAGAGCCATGGTTGGTATAAAAGAGAAGTACGTATGATTAAAAATAATAAAGGGATTAAGTCTCATAATAGTGCCCAAGGTTTTAGAAAAGATGGACGACCTGTTAGAGCTGCTCATGCAAAGGCTGAGATTTTTCATTATGGCTGGGTAAGGCCCCCGCATTATATGCAGAATAAGAAAAAAGCTTTGGATAGTGTTCACTGGGGTAAAAAGAAGGCAGAAGAATACTATAATCAAGCAGCAGATGAATTTGATTATGGTCCATTAGATAGACTAGCTGTTTACAGGGGAACTCATCCTAAAGTAATGAAAGAGTGGATTGCTAAAATGGATTGGAAAGACAAATTACAGTATAGTGGAGAACCTGATCCAAGAAGAGAGTTACACAAGCATGAAAAGAGAAAGACTAGAATAATTACCGCAATAGAGCAATGGTTAGAGAGAAAGTTTGGTGGTAAGGTATATTTGAGTGGACATAGGAATTATAAATTATTAGGAAATAAATAG
- a CDS encoding sulfotransferase, which produces MIDRLRTIRERLKYSPAKFLNSHSEGDKKDIFIFTSPRSGSTWLMELIASQDNIKFVNEPLHINRHKGLLTDITPDWSEIYSKKNRKEKFMNYFSRILNEELYVGQQKLKELFNGEFKFITNRRVFKILRAKDLINYFEDEFQIQVVYLLRHPIAVGLSLAERGFEERVEYFLNNKEYIDQFLNDDLVEFSKFILANGSKFEIKILQWCLENLPPLKFLDNKEWLIISYEEMVIEEENTLDKLYKELELESLDKLYRQVGIPSRTTSNDQAEKILNKSDKENIIKKWTKKISKEEEEKAFIILDKFNIDIYQRAKFTINSKSDFFNN; this is translated from the coding sequence ATGATTGATAGATTAAGAACAATTAGGGAACGTTTAAAGTATTCACCAGCAAAGTTTTTAAATTCTCATAGTGAGGGGGATAAAAAAGATATATTTATCTTTACTAGTCCTCGAAGTGGGTCAACTTGGTTGATGGAATTAATAGCTTCTCAAGACAATATTAAATTTGTTAATGAACCCTTACATATTAATCGACATAAAGGGCTATTGACAGATATTACCCCTGATTGGTCTGAAATATACTCTAAGAAAAATAGAAAAGAAAAGTTTATGAATTATTTTTCTAGAATTCTAAATGAAGAATTATATGTAGGCCAGCAAAAATTAAAGGAGCTTTTTAACGGTGAATTTAAATTTATTACTAACAGAAGGGTTTTTAAAATTTTAAGAGCCAAAGATTTAATTAATTACTTTGAAGATGAATTTCAAATTCAGGTAGTTTATTTATTAAGACACCCTATTGCAGTTGGTTTATCTTTAGCCGAGAGAGGCTTTGAAGAAAGGGTTGAGTATTTCTTAAATAACAAAGAATACATAGACCAATTTTTGAATGATGATCTAGTTGAATTTTCTAAATTTATTTTAGCTAATGGGTCCAAATTTGAAATTAAGATTTTACAGTGGTGCCTTGAAAATCTACCTCCTCTTAAATTCTTAGATAATAAAGAATGGTTAATTATAAGTTATGAAGAGATGGTAATTGAAGAAGAAAATACTTTGGATAAATTATACAAAGAGTTAGAATTAGAAAGTTTAGATAAGCTTTATAGACAAGTAGGTATACCTTCAAGAACTACTTCTAATGATCAAGCTGAAAAGATTTTAAATAAGAGTGATAAAGAGAATATAATTAAAAAGTGGACAAAAAAAATATCGAAGGAAGAAGAAGAAAAGGCTTTTATTATTTTAGATAAGTTTAATATTGATATTTATCAAAGAGCTAAGTTTACAATTAATAGCAAAAGTGATTTCTTTAATAATTAA
- a CDS encoding lipopolysaccharide kinase InaA family protein, which translates to MSLKLEIGTKINYIKEEAKQNNQVLWINEDVKNREFEEFIKNIENQEAGEKVYDIRNALIHFEADDIPGVNEDIIIKKFNLTRRYDKLRFCFLDSKAVRSLKLALALENIGLRTPKPIALLEQRGKFNQIVYSYFITEYIDYDYNLLDILKDYDHPLRSKAQEWLPQIARDIKKMHDAGIVHNDLHAGNILVGDIDNNPKFYYIDLNRGRIKKSLKLKTRMQDLARFKLKRDEQEIFIKSYDPNSYNELLELMAKLRDRRERFLKFKRRLKSFIKN; encoded by the coding sequence ATGTCTCTGAAATTAGAGATAGGTACGAAGATTAACTATATCAAAGAGGAAGCTAAGCAAAATAATCAGGTGCTATGGATTAATGAAGATGTTAAAAATAGAGAATTTGAAGAATTTATTAAGAATATTGAAAATCAAGAGGCGGGAGAGAAAGTATATGATATTCGTAATGCTTTAATTCATTTTGAAGCTGATGATATTCCTGGGGTTAATGAAGATATTATAATAAAGAAATTTAACCTTACTAGAAGATACGATAAGTTAAGATTCTGCTTCTTGGATTCAAAAGCAGTTAGATCATTAAAACTAGCCTTAGCTTTAGAAAATATTGGCCTAAGAACTCCTAAACCAATTGCTTTGTTAGAACAGCGGGGTAAATTTAATCAGATAGTTTATAGCTATTTTATCACTGAATATATTGATTATGATTATAATCTCTTAGATATTCTCAAGGATTATGATCATCCTTTAAGAAGTAAGGCTCAAGAGTGGTTACCTCAAATTGCTCGAGATATTAAAAAGATGCATGATGCTGGTATAGTTCATAATGATTTGCATGCAGGTAATATCTTAGTGGGGGATATTGATAATAACCCTAAATTCTATTATATAGATTTGAATAGAGGTAGAATCAAAAAAAGTCTAAAACTGAAGACTAGAATGCAAGATTTGGCTAGATTCAAATTAAAAAGAGATGAACAGGAAATATTTATTAAGAGTTATGATCCTAACAGCTATAATGAATTATTAGAATTGATGGCTAAGCTAAGAGATAGACGGGAGAGATTTTTGAAGTTTAAGAGAAGATTAAAGAGTTTTATTAAAAATTAA